A window of Hevea brasiliensis isolate MT/VB/25A 57/8 chromosome 14, ASM3005281v1, whole genome shotgun sequence contains these coding sequences:
- the LOC110658652 gene encoding peptidyl-prolyl cis-trans isomerase FKBP20-1-like, whose translation MDDAVDLTGDGGVIKTIIRQAKAGALAPSEDLPLVDAIHYEGTLAENGEVFDTTHDDNTVFSFELGKGSVIQAWDISLRTMKVGEVAKITCKPKYAYGSTGSPPDIPPDATLIFEVELVACKPRKGSSMSSVSEERARLEELKKQRELAVAAKEEEKKRREEAKAAAAARMQAKLESKKGKGKGKSK comes from the exons ATGGATGATGCTGTTGATTTGACTGGGGATGGAGGTGTCATCAAGACAATCATAAGGCAGGCAAAAGCTGGTGCACTTGCACCATCGGAGGATCTTCCTCTTGTTGATG CAATTCATTATGAGGGCACACTTGCTGAAAATGGTGAAGTTTTTGATACTACACATGACGATAATACTGTGTTCTCATTTGAGCTTGGAAAGGGTTCGGTAATCCAAGCTTGGGACATTTCTCTGAGAACCATGAAG GTTGGGGAGGTTGCAAAAATTACTTGCAAGCCAAAATATGCCTATGGCAGTACTGGGTCCCCACCAGATATCCCACCTGA TGCAACCCTTatttttgaggtggagttagtaGCCTGCAAGCCCCGGAAAGGCTCTAGCATGAGTAGTGTTTCAGAGGAGAGGGCTAGGCTAGA GGAGCTGAAGAAGCAAAGGGAGCTTGCTGTTGCTGCAAAAGAGGAAGAGAAGAAGAGGAGAGAAGAAGCCAAAGCTGCTGCAGCTGCCCGCATGCAAGCCAAGTTAGAATCAAAGAAAGGAAAGGGAAAGGGAAAATCCAAATAA
- the LOC110646210 gene encoding aspartic proteinase PCS1-like, translating to MASLHHFLVKVLLFFFILQANRCFSSKQESLILPLKTQKHPHFPIARRFATASSSTNKLLFHHNVSLTVSLTVGSPPQNVTMVLDTGSELSWLHCKKAQGLNSIFSPFASKTYVKVPCSAPTCRTRTRDLTIPVSCDAAKLCHVIISYADASSTEGNLAFETFRIGSSSRPATIFGCMDTGFSSNAEEDAKTTGLMGMNRGSLSFINQMGYRKFSYCISGLDSSGVLLLGDASLPWLKPLSYTPLVQISTPLPYFDRVAYSVQLEGIKVNNKILSLPKSVFVPDHTGAGQTMVDSGTQFTFLLGPVYTALKNEFSAQTRGILRVLNDPNFVFQGAMDLCYLIESSRPRLPVLPVVSLIFQGAEMSVSGERLLYRAPGEIRGKDSVWCFTFGNSDLLGIEAFVIGNHHQQDVWMEFDLEKSRIGLAEIRCDVAGQKLGLYK from the coding sequence ATGGCCTCTCTCCATCATTTTCTTGTTAAAGTActtctctttttctttatctTGCAAGCCAATCGTTGTTTTTCTTCAAAGCAAGAATCTTTAATATTGCCTCTCAAAACCCAGAAACATCCTCATTTCCCCATTGCAAGACGCTTCGCCACCGCCTCCTCCTCCACCAACAAGCTCTTGTTCCATCATAATGTCTCCCTCACTGTTTCTCTCACGGTTGGTTCTCCTCCGCAGAATGTTACCATGGTCCTTGACACAGGCAGCGAGCTCTCTTGGCTTCACTGCAAGAAAGCGCAAGGCTTGAACTCCATCTTCAGCCCTTTCGCCTCTAAAACTTATGTTAAAGTCCCCTGCTCTGCTCCTACCTGCAGGACCCGAACCCGTGATCTTACCATTCCCGTGTCTTGTGACGCTGCTAAGCTCTGCCATGTTATCATCTCCTACGCCGATGCTTCATCCACTGAAGGCAATCTCGCGTTTGAAACATTCAGAATCGGGTCTTCCAGTCGGCCCGCCACAATCTTCGGGTGCATGGACACGGGTTTCAGTTCAAATGCAGAGGAAGACGCCAAAACAACCGGGTTAATGGGCATGAACCGTGGGTCATTATCATTCATTAACCAAATGGGATATCGAAAATTTTCATATTGCATATCGGGTCTCGACTCGTCCGGTGTTTTGCTTCTCGGAGATGCAAGTTTGCCCTGGCTTAAACCGCTAAGCTACACTCCTTTAGTtcaaatctcaaccccattaccgTACTTCGATCGGGTCGCTTACTCAGTCCAACTCGAAGGCATAAAGGTTAACAACAAAATTCTATCGCTGCCGAAATCCGTTTTTGTACCAGACCACACCGGAGCAGGACAAACCATGGTTGACTCAGGCACCCAGTTCACATTCTTACTGGGTCCGGTTTACACAGCTTTAAAAAATGAATTTTCAGCACAAACCAGAGGGATTTTGAGAGTTTTAAATGATCCAAATTTCGTATTCCAAGGGGCAATGGACTTGTGTTATTTAATAGAATCGTCTCGGCCGAGATTGCCAGTATTGCCGGTTGTAAGCTTGATATTTCAGGGTGCGGAGATGAGCGTATCGGGAGAGAGGTTGTTGTATCGAGCACCAGGAGAGATAAGAGGGAAGGATTCAGTGTGGTGCTTTACATTTGGGAACTCAGACTTGTTGGGAATTGAGGCATTTGTGATTGGAAATCATCATCAACAAGATGTGTGGATGGAGTTTGATCTTGAAAAATCTAGGATTGGACTTGCTGAGATTAGGTGTGATGTTGCTGGTCAAAAGCTTGGCTTGtacaagtaa
- the LOC110646207 gene encoding kiwellin-1-like codes for MKKQICSNIILFCTFFLVVSILSVGAQTCKPSGKIRGKNPPPGGCNSENDSDCCKDGKVYTTYKCSPHVTRRTKGTLTLNSFEKNGDGGAPSECDNQYHSDNEPVVALSTGWFSNKRRCLNYITIHGNEKSVKAKVVDECDSTMGCDADHDYQPPCANNIVDASKAVWKALGVPEDDWGEMDIDWSDA; via the coding sequence ATGAAGAAGCAAATTTGTTCAAACATTATTCTCTTTTGCACTTTCTTTCTCGTCGTGAGTATTTTATCTGTTGGGGCTCAGACTTGCAAGCCCAGTGGCAAGATTAGAGGCAAAAATCCTCCTCCAGGAGGATGCAACTCAGAGAATGACTCTGATTGCTGCAAAGATGGCAAGGTTTACACAACTTACAAATGTTCACCCCATGTGACTAGACGAACAAAAGGAACACTAACACTCAATAGCTTTGAGAAAAATGGAGATGGTGGTGCCCCATCTGAATGTGATAATCAATACCATTCAGATAATGAACCTGTGGTAGCACTTTCAACAGGATGGTTCTCCAACAAAAGAAGATGCTTGAACTATATTACCATCCATGGAAATGAAAAGAGTGTGAAAGCCAAGGTAGTAGATGAGTGTGACTCTACCATGGGATGTGATGCTGACCATGATTACCAACCCCCTTGTGCTAACAATATAGTTGATGCCTCAAAAGCAGTCTGGAAAGCCTTAGGGGTGCCTGAAGATGACTGGGGTGAAATGGATATTGACTGGTCTGATGCTTGA